aacaaaacaaccaaacaataaaccaaaacgtggggaaaagagaaggtagCTCACCTTTATCCTGAGTGCAGGACAGGATCTCCTCCTCTTTGGGGTTAGTCACCTGGGTGATAATGGACGGGTTGTCCATGGAAACAGAATGAGATTCCACCTGGCTACTTCCCTCCCAGAGGCAGGCGTGTGTGCGGGGgggatgtgtgtgtttgtttgtttaaaaatcaATATGCAGATTTGTgtttaacaaacaaaaaaaaaaaagaaacccaaaaccccacacccccaaCTCCTCCAGGAGCGAAGccaagctggggggggagggggggggaaaggggggaaggggagggaaagggggagcaCCGCGCACAGGGGCCCCTCCGGTAGCGTTGCCACCGCCGCCTTCTCCAGCCACCAATTGTCCacggaggggggggggggggggaagggggggtgaAACCAAATCACACCCCCCTtgaaaaaacagcaacaactaATTAATCCAATTCACCCTTCCGGGAAGCTTCTCCACAACACTCCCCACGAGCCCCCACCGCAGCCGCCACCGCCTCCCGAGGCGGGGGAAGTGCCCCCGGCCCTCCGCGCCGCGCCTCCCCCCGCGGCGAGCCCCCGCCTCACGCCGCCCCCCGCATCCACCTGAGCCGCCCCGCGGGGCCTCCCCCGAGCGCGTCCCCCGACACAGCCCCTACTCCCTACataccccacccccccgccgccgccgccctccACCTCCTCCGCGCTTATCTCATCCCCGTaccccccttccccagcccccctcacaCCTCCGCCCcggccctccctcccccccaccccccttcccgCGGGCAGCGCTGCGGGCTCGGCGGAGCGACGCCGGgccgccccctcctccctctcctcctcctcctcttccctctcctcccccctttCGCGGGTCACGGGCCGCCGCCGTGCGCGGCCGAGGTAGGCAGCGCGGtgcaagggaaggaaaggaggggaaaggggccGAGCCGAGTCgcgctgcgccacagcccgccgccgccaccaccGCCGCTGCCGTCGTTCGCTGCCGCCGCGCTCGCAGCCTGTCAGCCGTCCCGGCGCGGCCCGCGCCCCGCCCCGATCCGCCCCCGCGCCGCGGGACGCTCCAACATGGAGGTGGGAGTGGGGCAGCGCCCGGGCCCCGCTGAGCGGTAAACAAGGGGGCGGGGCTACAACGGTGGGGGCGAGGCTACTGCGAGGGGGCGGGGCTGAAATTATCGGCGGGACTACGGCGGGGGAGGAGCCACCTATGATTGGTTAGGAAGGGCCTCGCCCTCCGCCGCTAGCAGGGGGCGTGTCCCGAGGCGGGCCACGGGGGCCCTGGGAGCCGGGAGGCCTTGGGCAGGCGGGAAAAGCTTTTGGGCGCCATTTCTAGCCTCAGGCATGTCCCGCCTCAGTGCAGTGCTGAGCGGGGGCTGGTTTCCTCTTTGGAATGGGTGTAAGTCGTCTGAGGAGGAGATGTGGAGAGTGGAATACTTTTACAGGTGGCTATGAAGTGTTTTTCAGAGGCGGGTGTGTAACCAAAAGATATCAAGGGCAGGCTTGGCAGTTTCTCGCAgagaaaatgccttttttttttctttcccttttctctggtGTCTGACTCCAGGAATTCTcaatgctgctgtttgctgatgCATCAAGTGACAGACTGCAGTGTCCATGCCCTGCCTGTCTTCCCTTCCTTGACTATCTGCCCATAGCCATGATCTTAGCGTAGAAtcgaattaaccaggttggaagagacctttgagatcatcgagtccaacctgtcatccaacactatctaatcacctaaaccatggcaccaagcaccccatccagtctcttcctaatctcctccagtgatggtgactccaccacctccctggaaatcTTAGAGGTGATGGTGAGGAAGGTTGGTGGAGGAACACCCACACCCTCTGGAATATTGGCTCTTTTGTGGGGCTGTCATCAGTGTAAAATCAAGAGAAAACCATTTAGAAAGCAGGGTCATGTATTTAGTTAAAGAATTACACCGCCTTTCTTTCCTAGGAAAAAACACAAATATTCCTAATGTATACACAAGCCTCTATCACAACCTTGCTGCAAAGAGGGGAGATAGTTGCTTCAATTCCATGAATTAATTGAGAAAAATCCCTTTGTAGCTGGCATAGACCCAGAAAATACGACTTTTATTAATGCTGCTTAAAACTTCTCTTTTGGGGGCCTTAAAGAAAGCCATTGCCTCCATGTATTTTCAGTATATTTCTATATCTAAATCCAGCTGCAGCGCTGGGCAGTTTTATTTCACAGCAGCGAACCCATGGCATTTCAAATGCCAAGCTAGGTTGCAGAAGCGACCGCTGCATTTGACTCCAGCAGTAGTGAGCAGCTGCTCTTGTTGCAGTGCTTTACTGGAAAGACAGACTGTGGGACCAGCCTTGAGGAATTTGTGGTCTTTGGTAGT
The Dryobates pubescens isolate bDryPub1 chromosome 21, bDryPub1.pri, whole genome shotgun sequence DNA segment above includes these coding regions:
- the LOC128898293 gene encoding uncharacterized protein LOC128898293, with the protein product MRFHLATSLPEAGVSSPQHSPRAPTAAATASRGGGSAPGPPRRASPRGEPPPHAAPRIHLSRPAGPPPSASPDTAPTPYIPHPPAAAALHLLRAYLIPVPPFPSPPHTSAPALPPPHPPSRGQRCGLGGATPGRPLLPLLLLLFPLLPPFAGHGPPPCAAEVGSAVQGKERRGKGPSRVALRHSPPPPPPPLPSFAAAALAACQPSRRGPRPAPIRPRAAGRSNMEVGVGQRPGPAER